A genomic region of Raphanus sativus cultivar WK10039 chromosome 6, ASM80110v3, whole genome shotgun sequence contains the following coding sequences:
- the LOC108835113 gene encoding LOW QUALITY PROTEIN: sugar transporter ERD6-like 18 (The sequence of the model RefSeq protein was modified relative to this genomic sequence to represent the inferred CDS: deleted 2 bases in 2 codons): MMVAVKEERSMEEGLLKLKNQNDPSDCRITACVFLSTFVAICGSFSFGVSVGYTSGAEVGMIKDMGLSMAEFSAFGSFSTLGATFGALFSGKMAIMLGRKGTMWVSDILCITGWLCIAFAKDVLWLNIGRFSSGIGLGLISYVVPVYIAEITPKHVRGTFTFSNQLLQNCGLAMVYFCGNFINWRMMALLGSLPCFIQGIGLFFVPESPRWLAKVGTDKELENSLLRLRGRAADISTEASEIQVMTKMLESDSKSSFSDLLQRKYRHTLVVGIGLMLIQQFSGSTAVVYYANTIFRKADEHANMVTKGPITFAVKLTQLSKYCL, from the exons ATGATGGTGGCGgtgaaagaagaaagaagcatGGAAGAAGGGCTTTTAAAGCTCAAGAACCAAAACGACCCTTCAGACTGTCGTATTACGGCCTGTGTTTTCCTCAGCACTTTCGTAGCCATCTGTGGCTCCTTCTCCTTTGGAGTTTCT GTTGGTTATACTTCAGGTGCTGAGGTAGGAATGATAAAAGATATGGGCCTTTCTATGGCAGAA ttttcgGCGTTTGGTTCTTTCTCGACGTTGGGAGCAACATTCGGTGCGTTGTTCAGCGGTAAAATGGCGATCATGCTAGGAAGAAAAGGA aCAATGTGGGTATCCGATATACTCTGCATCACTGGTTGGCTGTGCATCGCTTTCGCTAAg GATGTGTTGTGGCTGAACATCGGAAGATTCTCATCAGGGATAGGACTCGGCTTGATTAGCTATGTG GTACCCGTCTACATAGCAGAA ATTACGCCAAAACATGTTCGCGGCACATTTACCTTTTCAAACCAG CTTCTTCAAAACTGTGGACTCGCCATGGTTTATTTTTGTGGGAATTTCATCAACTGGAGGATGATGGCTTTACTAggta GCTTGCCATGCTTCATTCAAGGAATCGGTTTATTCTTCGTACCAGAGTCCCCAAGATGGCTG GCAAAAGTTGGTACGGATAAAGAACTAGAAAATTCACTGCTTCGGCTTAGAGGGAGAGCTGCTGATATCTCAACTGAAGCCTCAGAGATTCAA gttATGACCAAAATGCTAGAAAGTGATTCAAAGTCGAGTTTCAGTGATTTGTTGCAGAGAAAGTATAGACACACTCTCGTG GTAGGAATTGGGCTAATGTTA ATACAACAATTCTCAGGAAGTACTGCTGTAGTATATTATGCAAACACTATTTTTAGAAAAGCTG ATGAACATGCCAATATGGTAACGAAAGGCCCTATCACATTCGCGGTTAAGCTCACTCAATTAAGCAAATATTGTCTGTAA